In Mastigocladopsis repens PCC 10914, a single window of DNA contains:
- a CDS encoding ABC transporter permease: MSRSKALQYYIITRLLLAPLMLWTVTTVVFLLLRATPGDPVDAILGGRAPESAKEELRKQLGLNLPIWLQYLNYMGQLLSLDLGTSLASRGQAVWEVIGQYFPATVELAVCSMAVALIVGIGIGTLSASRPGTYLDVGGRLFGIITYSLPMFWAGMILQLIFAVQLGWFPLGTRFPTTMPAPQSITGLYTIDSLLSINLSQFFTALHYLALPSITLGVLLSGIFERIVRVNLKQTLQADYVEAARARGIPERKILFSHALKNALIPVITVMGLTFASLLGGAILTEVTFSWPGLANKLYDAINSRDYPLVQGVLVFFAAIVVIASIVIDIVNAYVDPRIRY; this comes from the coding sequence ATGTCTCGTTCTAAAGCCTTACAGTATTACATTATTACCCGTTTACTTTTGGCTCCGTTGATGCTATGGACTGTGACCACAGTGGTGTTTCTCTTACTACGAGCAACTCCGGGAGATCCAGTAGATGCCATTCTCGGCGGACGTGCGCCAGAAAGTGCTAAGGAAGAATTGCGAAAACAACTGGGTTTAAACCTTCCTATATGGCTTCAGTATTTGAATTACATGGGACAATTACTAAGTCTAGATTTGGGAACTTCCTTAGCTAGTCGCGGACAAGCTGTTTGGGAGGTCATTGGACAATATTTCCCAGCAACTGTGGAATTAGCGGTTTGCAGTATGGCAGTTGCACTGATAGTTGGAATTGGGATTGGAACTCTTTCTGCTTCTCGTCCTGGAACTTATTTGGATGTTGGAGGGCGATTATTTGGTATTATCACATACTCGCTCCCCATGTTTTGGGCGGGGATGATTCTGCAATTAATTTTTGCAGTGCAATTGGGTTGGTTTCCTTTGGGAACGCGCTTTCCTACAACTATGCCAGCCCCACAAAGTATCACTGGTTTATATACAATTGATAGTTTATTAAGTATAAATTTAAGTCAATTTTTCACCGCTTTACATTATCTTGCACTTCCTAGTATCACTTTGGGAGTTTTGCTAAGTGGTATTTTTGAGAGGATTGTGCGAGTGAATTTAAAGCAAACATTGCAAGCAGATTATGTAGAAGCTGCGCGTGCAAGAGGTATTCCTGAAAGAAAAATTTTATTTTCTCACGCTTTAAAAAATGCTCTTATTCCCGTGATTACAGTTATGGGGTTGACCTTTGCTTCTTTGTTAGGTGGAGCGATTTTGACTGAAGTCACATTTTCTTGGCCCGGACTGGCAAATAAGTTATATGATGCCATCAACTCGCGAGATTATCCTTTGGTGCAGGGAGTTCTGGTATTTTTTGCGGCAATTGTTGTGATTGCAAGTATTGTGATTGATATTGTAAATGCTTATGTAGATCCAAGAATTAGGTATTAG
- a CDS encoding nSTAND1 domain-containing NTPase, whose product MNGAISVKILFLAADPSDASRLRLGQELRDIKERLRIAKAPEKYQLEQRESVRVGDITQAIFDVEPNIIHFSGHGTSQGELGFENEVGKFQPVTPDALAAMFELFAKHVNCVVLNACYSEIQAQAIAQHIPFVIGMNDAIGDKAAISFAVGFYTALAANRSIEDAYKFGCVEIRLQGIPEHLKPVIYVKKDLIPDSQPRFEKASPNPFIPLNGRVEDTQRFFGREREMQGVFEVLNSGSSVVVIGEEGIGKSSLLWAICQQAKNCLQPPRQPVFLDLNEVDNEDEFYSELCHEVGIPESKGVILNRNLKGHKNKVLLSLDNVGKMTWQGFTRGVRDKLRGLAEGSNAPLKLILAATEPLNDLFNDSHDEGKTSPLEGICQEEHIQPWDETTMRAFIASRLAGTSVRFSEEEIVQLVEESGGHPRKLMQLCYRTYARYVEGVE is encoded by the coding sequence ATGAACGGTGCTATTTCTGTAAAAATCCTGTTTTTAGCAGCCGATCCGAGTGATGCTTCTCGGCTACGTTTAGGGCAAGAGTTACGAGATATTAAAGAAAGATTGCGAATAGCCAAAGCGCCAGAAAAATATCAGCTAGAACAGCGAGAGTCTGTAAGAGTAGGGGATATCACTCAAGCTATATTTGATGTTGAGCCAAATATTATACATTTTTCTGGACATGGCACAAGTCAGGGAGAACTTGGCTTTGAGAATGAAGTAGGCAAATTCCAGCCTGTGACACCTGATGCTTTGGCAGCAATGTTTGAGTTGTTCGCAAAGCACGTAAATTGTGTAGTGCTGAATGCTTGCTATTCTGAAATTCAGGCACAGGCGATCGCTCAACATATCCCGTTTGTGATTGGGATGAATGACGCAATTGGCGATAAAGCTGCAATTTCCTTTGCTGTTGGTTTTTACACAGCATTAGCAGCAAATCGTTCGATTGAAGATGCTTATAAGTTTGGCTGTGTAGAGATTCGACTACAAGGTATTCCAGAACATCTCAAACCAGTTATTTATGTAAAAAAAGACCTAATTCCTGACTCACAACCGAGATTTGAAAAGGCAAGTCCCAACCCCTTCATTCCCCTAAACGGCAGAGTAGAAGATACACAACGGTTCTTTGGACGGGAACGCGAAATGCAGGGGGTGTTCGAGGTGCTTAACAGCGGTAGTAGTGTAGTAGTGATAGGAGAAGAAGGTATCGGCAAATCCTCACTGCTATGGGCTATTTGCCAACAGGCGAAAAATTGTCTACAACCGCCGCGTCAGCCAGTTTTTTTAGATTTGAATGAAGTCGATAATGAAGATGAATTCTACAGTGAGTTGTGTCACGAGGTGGGTATCCCGGAAAGCAAAGGGGTTATTTTAAACCGGAATTTGAAAGGACATAAAAATAAAGTGCTACTTTCCTTAGACAATGTAGGAAAGATGACTTGGCAAGGGTTTACCCGTGGAGTACGAGATAAGTTGCGCGGGTTAGCCGAGGGGAGTAATGCCCCGCTGAAGCTGATTTTAGCTGCGACTGAACCACTCAACGACTTATTTAACGATAGTCATGATGAAGGTAAGACATCGCCGCTGGAAGGGATTTGCCAAGAGGAACACATTCAGCCTTGGGATGAAACCACCATGCGTGCTTTTATTGCTAGTCGTTTGGCAGGGACTTCTGTGAGGTTTAGTGAGGAGGAAATTGTGCAACTTGTGGAGGAAAGCGGCGGACATCCTCGGAAACTCATGCAGCTGTGCTATCGAACTTATGCGCGGTATGTGGAAGGTGTGGAATGA